The Solanum lycopersicum chromosome 9, SLM_r2.1 genome window below encodes:
- the LOC101258299 gene encoding importin subunit beta-1: MAVEITQFLLAAQSADAKIRTEAESNLSQFREQNLPGFFLSLAVELSNDGKPTESRRLAGIVLKNSLDAKETVRKQQLVQQWLTIDSSCKSQIKSLLLSCLGSSVREASHTASQVIAKIASIEVPQKQWPELIGSLLVNMTQQGSPASVKQATLETLGYVCEEISHHDLVQDEVNSVLTAVVQGMNVEEESVEVRLAATRALYNALDFAQTNFDNEMERNYIMKVICEAATAKEGQLRQAAFECLVSIASTYYELLEPYMQALFQLTAKAVKEDEEAVALQAIEFWSSICDEEIELQDYEVPDSGDSSVQHSRFIEKALEVLVPMLLETLLKQDEEQDQDDDIWNLAMAGGTCLGLVARTVGDAVVPLVMPFVEANIMKPDWRSREAAIYAFGSILEGPSIEKLSPMVHAGLKHLLDAMKDNNEHIRDTTAWTLSRIFELLHTPASGFSVITPANLQQIVEVLLESIKDVPHVAEKVCGAIYFLSQGYEDAGTSSSLLTPFITQIISSLITTADRTDSGSKLRTTAYETLNEVVRCSNLSETSQIINHLCPVIMDKLAQTFELQILSSDDREKQGDLQASLCGVLQVIIQKLSSADETKAIILQVADQIMTLFLKVFACRSSTVHEEAMLAIGALAYATGSDFLKYMPEFYKYIEMGLQNFEEYQVCSISVGVVGDICRALDDKILPYCDGIMTLLLKDLSSGELNRSVKPPIFSCFGDIALAIGEHFEKYLQYALPMMQSAAQMCAQLDNSDDEMLEYGNQLRRSIFEAYSGLLQGFKSTKANLMLPHAPHLLQFIELVAKDSPRDESVTKAAVAVLGDLADALGSSAKTIFKDPAFLEQLLGECLQSDDEQLKETATWTQGMIGRAFSVCG, from the exons ATGGCTGTTGAGATCACTCAGTTTTTGTTGGCTGCCCAATCAGCAGATGCCAAGATTCGGACTGAGGCAGAATCTAATCTTAGTCAGTTCCGAGAGCAAAACCTTCCAGGGTTTTTTCTTTCACTAGCTGTTGAGCTGTCAAATGATGGGAAGCCTACAGAATCTCGTAGGCTAGCTGGTATTGTGCTTAAAAACTCACTGGATGCTAAAGAAACTGTCAGGAAACAACAGCTTGTTCAACAGTGGCTGACAATTGATTCATCTTGCAAGTCTCAAATTAAAAGCTTGCTTCTAAGCTGCCTTGGATCATCTGTACGCGAGGCAAGTCACACTGCTTCCCAAGTGATTGCTAAAATAGCTTCCATTGAAGTTCCTCAGAAACAATGGCCAGAGCTCATTGGTTCATTGCTTGTTAACATGACACAACAAGGAAGTCCTGCATCCGTGAAACAGGCAACCTTGGAGACACTTGGTTATGTGTGTGAGGAGATATCTCACCATGATCTTGTCCAAGATGAAGTAAACTCTGTTCTCACAGCTGTTGTTCAAGGTATGAATGTTGAGGAGGAAAGTGTTGAAGTCAGACTCGCTGCAACTCGAGCTTTGTATAATGCTCTGGATTTTGCTCAGACAAACTTTGACAATGAGATGGAgagaaattatattatgaagGTCATCTGTGAGGCAGCCACAGCAAAGGAGGGACAGTTAAGGCAGGCTGCTTTTGAGTGTCTCGTTTCTATAGCATCAACGTATTATGAGTTGCTTGAACCTTACATGCAGGCTCTCTTCCAGTTGACAGCTAAAGCAGTTAAAGAAGATGAGGAGGCTGTTGCCCTTCAAGCAATTGAATTCTGGAGTTCTATCTGTGATGAAGAGATAGAGCTTCAAGATTATGAGGTCCCTGACAGTGGGGATTCCAGTGTGCAACATTCCCGTTTCATCGAGAAGGCCCTCGAAGTATTAGTTCCAATGCTGCTGGAAACTTTATTGAAACAGGATGAGGAACAGGATCAAGATGATGACATCTGGAATCTGGCTATGGCTGGTGGAACATGTCTTGGTCTTGTCGCCAGAACTGTTGGAGATGCTGTTGTTCCCCTTGTAATGCCTTTTGTGGAGGCTAACATAATGAAACCTGATTGGCGCTCACGTGAGGCTGCCATATATGCATTTGGCTCAATACTTGAAGGTCCAAGCATCGAGAAGCTATCTCCCATGGTCCATGCTGGATTAAAACATCTACTTGACGCGATGAAGGATAATAATGAACACATTAGAGATACCACAGCATGGACTCTTAGCCGTATCTTTGAGTTGCTGCACACTCCAGCTTCTGGATTTTCAGTAATCACCCCAGCCAATCTCCAACAAATAGTGGAGGTGCTGTTAGAGAGTATAAAAGATGTTCCTCATGTTGCTGAAAAAGTTTGTGGGGCTATCTATTTTCTTTCTCAAGGATATGAGGATGCTGGGACAAGCTCGTCTCTGCTCACTCCATTTATAACTCAGATTATTAGTTCTCTTATTACAACGGCTGATCGGACTGACAGTGGTTCTAAGCTCAGAACCACAGCATATGAAACCTTGAATGAAGTTGTTAGGTGCTCTAATCTTTCTGAAACATCTCAGATTATTAATCACCTTTGCCCTGTTATCATGGACAAGTTGGCACAAACTTTTGAGCTTCAGATTCTATCCTCTGATGATAGAGAAAAACAGGGAGATCTACAGGCTTCTCTATGTGGTGTACTCCAGGTTATTATTCAGAAGCTAAGTAGTGCTGATGAAACCAAGGCTATAATACTCCAAGTTGCTGACCAGATCATGACATTGTTCCTGAAGGTTTTTGCCTGTCGTAGCTCAACTGTCCACGAAGAGGCTATGCTTGCTATTGGTGCGCTGGCCTATGCAACTGGATCAGACTTTTTGAAGTATATGCCAGAGTTTTACAAGTATATTGAGATGGGGCTGCAGAATTTTGAAGAATACCAGGTTTGTTCCATCTCAGTGGGGGTGGTTGGTGATATTTGCCGTGCATTGGATGACAAGATCTTGCCATACTGTGATGGGATCATGACTCTTCTTCTCAAAGATTTATCTAGCGGTGAACTTAACCGATCTGTAAAACCTCCCATATTCTCCTGCTTTGGGGATATTGCGCTTGCTATTGGTGAACACTTTGAGAAGTACCTTCAGTATGCATTACCTATGATGCAAAGTGCAGCTCAAATGTGTGCCCAACTAGACAATAGTGATGATGAAATGCTAGAATATGGCAACCAGCTCAGACGCAGTATTTTTGAAGCATACTCTGGACTTCTTCAAGGATTTAAGAGTACCAAGGCCAACTTGATGTTACCCCATGCTCCTCATCTCTTGCAGTTCATTGAACTGGTTGCCAAAGACAGCCCAAG AGACGAGAGTGTAACAAAAGCAGCAGTAGCTGTGTTGGGAGATCTAGCTGATGCTCTTGGTTCCAGTGCAAAGACCATATTCAAAGATCCTGCATTTCTCGAACAGCTTTTGGGTGAGTGTCTTCAATCCGATGATGAACAGCTGAAAGAAACAGCAACCTGGACACAAGGAATGATTGGGCGCGCTTTCTCTGTTTGTGGGTGA
- the LOC104649140 gene encoding uncharacterized protein, giving the protein MEKQVQVEEEKKEECPRKLDFSAPLLSTRRSSEKSLSCPNQLSIDIFNRVPFSWEQSPGKPKEMRLTTNIEIVPPPKLPPCMWRHTRKDQLLGTTSSTTTTTKSYDEVHDVDNHDVYSDALDVFSLGDESNDETEYRKSNNELVVHEECNYDWSTNKPAVPNFIIQRFLKDAKVLAISSTLENRLQEDEQINGRRKCNFSPKATVSCGLDMFIPWRIKPKPCCVKNSVVAASRPQWSNKDKHALDEDPKF; this is encoded by the coding sequence ATGGAAAAACAAGTACAagtagaagaagagaaaaaagaagaatgtCCAAGAAAATTAGATTTTAGTGCTCCTCTCTTGTCAACTAGACGTTCTAGTGAAAAATCATTATCTTGTCCCAATCAACTTTCCATTGACATTTTTAATAGAGTGCCATTTTCTTGGGAACAAAGCCCTGGAAAACCAAAGGAAATGAGGTTAACAACAAACATTGAAATTGTACCACCTCCAAAATTGCCACCATGTATGTGGCGGCATACAAGAAAAGATCAATTATTAGGTACAACAAGTAGTACTACTACAACTACTAAATCGTACGATGAGGTTCATGATGTTGACAACCATGATGTTTACTCAGATGCTCTAGATGTTTTTTCGTTAGGGGATGAGTCTAATGATGAGACGGAATATAGAAAATCGAATAACGAGCTGGTTGTTCATGAGGAATGTAATTATGATTGGTCCACCAATAAGCCAGCAGTACCAAATTTCATCATTCAAAGATTTCTTAAAGATGCAAAGGTACTAGCTATTTCATCTACCTTGGAGAATAGATTACAAGAGGATGAGCAAATTAATGGAAGAAGAAAATGTAATTTTTCTCCTAAGGCAACAGTATCATGTGGGCTTGACATGTTTATTCCATGGAGGATAAAACCCAAGCCATGTTGTGTGAAGAATAGTGTAGTGGCAGCTTCGAGACCTCAATGGAGCAATAAAGACAAGCATGCATTAGATGAGGATCctaaattttaa
- the LOC101258589 gene encoding lectin-domain containing receptor kinase VI.3-like precursor: MDNPYCLVIILALIFCPILVRAQSFDFAYNGFNNSNIIRDGVAIINSSGALKLTNRSYNVIGHAFHPNPVPIFNSSTKNVTSFSTYFVFAIVPLEKTSGGFGFAFTLSPSPGFPGAQGDHFLGVVNIMNDGNDTNHIFMVEFDTVNGHNEGVDTDGNHIGVNRNGMSPTASKSADYYVNDSAVAEQVNLQSGESIQAWIDYDGMSKVVNVTISPITVPKPGRPLISEVVDLSTVLNETMYAGFSAATGDKASSHYILGWSFRLNGAADPLELVKLPVAPPEVVTSSKNSHLKRALIGTFCSVVILLLGAFYIYTRMRQHEVLEDWELDCPHRFRYRHLYKATKGFQESELIGVGGFGAVYKGVLPTNGAEVAVKKISSNSLQGMREFAAEIESLGRLRHKHLINLQGWCKNKNDLLLVYDYVPNGSLDSLLYRQKRDIVLTWEQRFNIIKGIAAGLLYLHEEWEQVVIHRDVKSSNVLIDGEMNGRLGDFGLARLYDHGKNSHTTNVVGTIGYIAPELTRTGKASTSTDVYAYGVLLLEVASGRPPIVYEPGKGALVLADWVIECLQLGNILDAVDQRLNSVYVDKEVQMIFRLGLVCSHPRPEARPTMRQVMKYLNGDESLPVFEQQLSCIGSDRVDEITAKFLEVFSTDTINISRRSLSVGQISSSSLHSGR, from the coding sequence ATGGACAATCCCTATTGCCTAGTTATTATTCTTGCATTGATCTTTTGCCCTATTCTTGTGAGAGCTCAATCTTTTGATTTTGCTTACAATGGATTCAATAACTCAAATATCATTAGAGACGGAGTAGCAATAATCAATTCAAGTGGTGCACTTAAGCTCACTAATAGATCATATAATGTTATAGGTCATGCTTTCCACCCCAATCCTGTACCAATTTTCAACTCCAGTACTAAAAATGTTACTTCATTTAGTACATACTTCGTCTTCGCCATCGTCCCTCTTGAGAAAACCTCTGGTGGCTTTGGCTTTGCTTTCACCTTATCTCCATCCCCGGGTTTTCCGGGTGCTCAGGGTGATCATTTTCTTGGAGTCGTCAACATTATGAACGATGGCAATGATACTAACCACATCTTCATGGTTGAATTTGACACTGTGAATGGTCACAATGAAGGTGTAGACACAGATGGAAATCACATTGGGGTCAACAGAAATGGCATGAGCCCTACAGCGTCAAAATCAGCTGACTACTATGTTAATGATTCTGCTGTAGCGGAGCAGGTAAATCTACAAAGTGGAGAATCAATTCAAGCTTGGATTGATTATGATGGAATGAGCAAAGTGGTGAATGTAACTATATCTCCCATAACAGTTCCAAAGCCAGGTAGGCCTCTGATCAGTGAGGTCGTAGATTTATCTACTGTGTTGAACGAAACTATGTATGCTGGTTTCTCAGCAGCCACGGGAGACAAAGCGAGCTCTCATTACATCTTGGGTTGGAGTTTTCGGTTGAATGGAGCTGCTGATCCTTTAGAGCTTGTAAAGCTACCTGTTGCCCCACCTGAAGTGGTAACATCATCCAAGAATTCCCATCTCAAAAGGGCCTTGATCGGAACATTTTGCTCCGTCGTTATCCTGCTCCTTGGGGCATTTTACATCTATACAAGGATGAGGCAACATGAAGTTCTAGAGGACTGGGAGCTGGATTGTCCTCACAGGTTCCGATATAGACATCTTTACAAGGCAACTAAGGGATTCCAGGAGAGTGAACTAATTGGAGTTGGTGGATTTGGTGCTGTTTACAAGGGTGTTTTGCCTACTAATGGAGCAGAAGTTGCAGTGAAGAAGATATCGAGcaattctcttcaaggaatgaGAGAATTTGCAGCGGAGATCGAAAGCTTAGGCAGGTTAAGGCACAAACACTTGATCAACCTTCAAGGCTGGTGCAAGAACAAAAATGATCTTCTCCTAGTGTATGACTATGTCCCAAATGGAAGTCTTGATTCATTACTTTACAGACAGAAGAGGGACATTGTTTTAACATGGGAACAGAGATTTAACATCATCAAAGGGATTGCTGCAGGGCTTCTTTACTTGCATGAAGAATGGGAACAAGTGGTAATACATCGCGATGTGAAAAGCAGTAACGTCCTTATTGATGGGGAAATGAATGGCCGGTTAGGGGATTTTGGGTTAGCAAGATTATACGACCATGGCAAGAATTCACACACAACAAATGTTGTTGGCACAATAGGGTACATTGCACCAGAATTGACACGGACAGGGAAGGCCTCAACGAGCACGGATGTGTATGCATATGGTGTACTACTTCTTGAAGTAGCTAGTGGAAGACCTCCTATTGTCTATGAACCAGGGAAAGGAGCTTTAGTACTAGCTGATTGGGTGATTGAATGTTTACAACTAGGTAATATTCTTGATGCAGTTGATCAAAGGTTGAATTCAGTGTATGTAGATAAAGAGGTTCAAATGATTTTCAGACTTGGGCTTGTTTGTTCTCACCCAAGGCCAGAAGCTAGGCCAACAATGAGACAAGTAATGAAGTACCTCAATGGAGATGAATCACTTCCAGTTTTTGAGCAACAGTTGAGTTGTATTGGATCTGATAGGGTTGATGAAATCACAGCCAAGTTCTTGGAAGTGTTTTCTACTGATACAATCAATATATCACGTCGTTCGCTATCCGTCGGACAGATATCATCTAGTTCACTCCATTCTGGTCGATGA